The proteins below come from a single Amphiura filiformis chromosome 15, Afil_fr2py, whole genome shotgun sequence genomic window:
- the LOC140171418 gene encoding fucolectin-like gives MDTHRSTSDHAVDGNTNGNFFSLSCTHTAPDNVGNPWWAVDMQQEECVGLVVLYNRADCCPERLAGAIVRVGSNPEYGQNPACMNRVPASPDERIEIACYKSGQYISVELPGSGVLTLCEVEATSCSGNDKTDKRFWTHFVNVAANLGTPSEISLIGKPTSQSSTMDTHRSTSDHAVDGNTNGNFFLSLLHTYST, from the exons ATGGATACTCACCGGAGCACCTCTGACCACGCAGTGGACGGCAACACCAACGGaaattttttctctctctcttgcACACATACAG CACCTGATAACGTAGGAAACCCTTGGTGGGCCGTTGACATGCAGCAAGAGGAATGTGTTGGTCTAGTTGTCCTCTACAACAGAGCCGATTGCTGTC CGGAGCGACTTGCAGGGGCCATAGTACGAGTAGGATCCAACCCAGAATACGGACAGAACCCAGCGTGCATGAATCGAGTGCCTGCCTCTCCCGACGAGCGTATCGAAATCGCATGCTATAAGAGTGGACAATACATCAGTGTTGAATTACCAGGATCGGGTGTTCTGACACTCTGTGAAGTCGAGGCAACCTCGTGCAGTGGAAACGACAAAA cGGATAAGAGATTTTGGACCCACTTCGTCAATGTTGCTGCTAACCTTGGTACTCCTAGTGAAATTTCCCTGATAGGTAAACCTACCAGCCAAAGTTCTACAATGGATACTCACCGGAGCACCTCTGACCACGCAGTGGACGGCAACACCAACGGaaatttttttctctctctcttgcACACATACAG